The proteins below are encoded in one region of Lentisphaerota bacterium:
- a CDS encoding DUF429 domain-containing protein, which translates to MPNAPITERTSNPAEITTVGIDVGGERKGFHAIAITNGDYSSHLATKDVQELSCWCRDTVRAQVIAVDAPCGWSIDGHSRPAERELMQKSIWCFSTPTREKAVGHPTNYFGWMLRGEALFRALENDFPLCRKLPATNRKCCFETFPHAITWHLRGGNADARRKREQRRALLTQARIDITGLTNIDLVDAALCALTANRAATGGACVSFGEQNTGLIIVPTQPNL; encoded by the coding sequence ATGCCCAATGCCCCAATCACAGAACGCACTTCCAATCCTGCCGAAATCACCACGGTCGGCATCGATGTGGGCGGCGAACGCAAGGGTTTTCACGCCATCGCGATTACCAACGGAGATTATTCGAGCCACCTTGCCACAAAGGACGTGCAGGAACTTTCCTGCTGGTGTCGTGATACGGTGCGAGCACAAGTCATCGCTGTGGATGCACCGTGCGGCTGGAGCATCGACGGACATTCACGCCCCGCCGAGCGCGAGCTAATGCAAAAGAGCATCTGGTGTTTCTCAACGCCGACGCGAGAGAAGGCAGTCGGGCATCCCACCAATTACTTCGGCTGGATGCTGCGGGGCGAGGCGTTGTTTCGTGCGCTCGAAAATGACTTCCCCCTTTGTCGCAAACTGCCCGCAACAAACCGGAAGTGCTGCTTCGAGACTTTCCCGCACGCCATCACCTGGCATCTGCGGGGTGGCAATGCCGATGCTCGGCGTAAGCGTGAACAACGCCGGGCCTTGCTGACGCAGGCGAGAATCGACATCACCGGGTTGACAAACATCGACCTCGTTGATGCCGCGCTCTGCGCCCTCACGGCTAACCGCGCCGCCACGGGCGGTGCGTGCGTGAGTTTCGGTGAGCAGAACACCGGATTGATCATCGTACCCACCCAACCCAACCTATGA
- a CDS encoding restriction endonuclease subunit R encodes MNEAETRAEHIDPALAAAGWGVVEGSRIRREYPIAPGRIEGLGRRGKPLIADYILEYRNRKLAVDEAKAWDVELTEGVAQAKNYAGKLAVRFAYATNGRGIYAVDMQTGREGEIARYPTPDELWAMTFAGENAWRDRFTAVPFEDKGGSHPTRYYQDTAIERVMDAIAANQPRILLTLATGTGKTFIAFQIAWKLFHSRWNLSREPSRRPRILFLADRNILANQAYNAFSAFPEDALVRIEPDDIRRKGKAPKNGSLFFTIFQTFMTSGAQASDEVNTVNAVKPAVAPPPIYPLAEDEVAPLDMAAEPPALFGEYPPDFFDFIVIDECYRGGANDESAWRGILEYFAPAVQMGMTATPKREENVDTYRYFGDPVYIYSLKDGINDGFLTPFKVRQIQTTLDEYVYTPDDCVLEGSIEEGKLYDEEDFNRIIEIKEREKKRVEIFMALIDQKEKTLVFCASQIHALAVRDLINQMKTSADPNYCQRVTANDGALGEQHLRDFQDNEKTIPTVLTTSQKLSTGVDARNVRNIVLMRPIRRIIEFKQIIGRGTRLYDGKDYFTIYDFVKACQHFSDPEWDGEPLEPEPCPKCGCQPCACVKPPPQACPVCGQAPCVCPPGPCPRCGQRPCVCKKRERVKVKLADGKERTIQHMMMTSFWHPDGTPMSAQQFMELLFGKLPDFFKDEAELRAIWSAPDTRKKLLQGLAEKGFGHDQLSEMQKIIDAEKSDLFDVLAHVAYALPPVTREVRAANAKVHINAQFNAKQQLFLDFVLQHYITVGVEELDQEKLTPLLLLKYHNSLADAVADLGGRPEEINKTFAGFQKYLYQQTAAA; translated from the coding sequence ATGAACGAAGCCGAAACCAGAGCCGAGCACATCGACCCCGCACTTGCCGCGGCGGGTTGGGGCGTCGTTGAGGGGAGCCGCATCCGGCGCGAGTACCCGATCGCGCCGGGCCGCATCGAGGGGCTCGGCCGGCGCGGCAAGCCGCTCATCGCCGACTACATCCTGGAGTACCGCAACCGCAAGCTGGCCGTGGACGAGGCCAAGGCATGGGATGTTGAGTTGACCGAGGGGGTGGCGCAGGCCAAGAACTACGCCGGCAAGCTCGCCGTCCGTTTCGCCTACGCCACCAACGGCCGTGGCATCTACGCCGTGGACATGCAGACCGGCAGGGAAGGCGAGATCGCCCGCTATCCGACCCCCGACGAACTCTGGGCCATGACCTTCGCCGGGGAGAACGCTTGGCGGGACCGGTTCACGGCCGTGCCGTTCGAGGACAAGGGCGGCTCGCACCCGACCCGGTACTATCAGGACACCGCCATCGAGCGGGTGATGGATGCCATCGCGGCGAACCAGCCGCGCATCCTGCTCACGCTCGCCACGGGCACGGGCAAGACCTTCATCGCCTTCCAGATCGCCTGGAAGCTCTTCCACTCCCGCTGGAACCTCTCCCGCGAGCCTTCCCGCCGGCCGCGCATCCTGTTCCTCGCCGACCGGAACATCCTGGCGAACCAGGCCTACAACGCCTTCTCCGCCTTCCCCGAGGATGCGCTGGTGCGGATCGAGCCGGACGACATCCGCAGGAAGGGCAAGGCGCCGAAGAACGGCAGCCTGTTCTTCACCATCTTCCAGACCTTCATGACCTCCGGCGCCCAGGCGTCCGATGAAGTCAATACGGTCAACGCGGTCAAACCCGCCGTCGCCCCGCCGCCGATCTATCCGCTGGCGGAGGACGAGGTCGCCCCCTTGGACATGGCGGCGGAACCGCCCGCGCTCTTCGGCGAATACCCGCCGGACTTCTTCGACTTCATCGTCATTGACGAGTGCTACCGCGGCGGCGCGAACGACGAGAGCGCCTGGCGCGGCATCCTCGAATACTTCGCCCCGGCGGTGCAGATGGGGATGACCGCCACGCCCAAACGCGAGGAGAACGTGGACACCTACCGCTACTTCGGCGACCCGGTCTACATCTACTCCCTCAAGGACGGCATCAACGACGGCTTCCTGACGCCATTCAAGGTGAGGCAAATCCAGACCACGCTTGACGAGTACGTCTACACGCCCGATGATTGCGTTTTGGAAGGAAGCATCGAAGAGGGCAAGCTTTACGACGAGGAAGACTTCAATCGCATCATCGAGATCAAGGAACGGGAGAAGAAGCGGGTTGAAATCTTCATGGCGCTGATTGACCAAAAGGAAAAGACCCTCGTCTTTTGTGCGAGTCAAATTCACGCGTTGGCCGTCCGCGACCTGATCAACCAGATGAAGACCAGCGCCGACCCGAACTACTGCCAGCGGGTGACGGCGAACGACGGCGCGCTCGGCGAGCAGCACCTGCGCGACTTCCAGGACAACGAGAAGACGATCCCGACGGTCTTGACCACGTCGCAGAAGCTTTCGACCGGCGTGGACGCCCGCAACGTCCGCAACATCGTCCTGATGCGGCCCATCAGGCGGATCATCGAGTTCAAGCAGATCATCGGGCGCGGCACGCGGCTTTACGACGGCAAGGACTACTTCACGATCTACGACTTTGTGAAGGCGTGCCAGCATTTCAGCGATCCCGAGTGGGACGGCGAGCCGCTCGAACCGGAGCCCTGCCCGAAGTGCGGCTGCCAGCCGTGCGCGTGCGTAAAGCCGCCGCCGCAAGCGTGCCCCGTCTGCGGCCAGGCGCCCTGCGTCTGCCCGCCGGGTCCCTGCCCGAGATGCGGCCAGCGGCCATGCGTATGCAAAAAGCGGGAAAGGGTGAAGGTAAAACTGGCGGACGGCAAGGAGCGCACCATCCAGCACATGATGATGACCAGCTTCTGGCACCCCGACGGCACGCCCATGTCCGCGCAGCAGTTCATGGAACTGCTCTTCGGCAAGCTCCCGGACTTCTTCAAAGACGAAGCCGAACTCCGCGCCATCTGGAGCGCTCCCGACACGCGCAAGAAGCTCTTGCAAGGGCTGGCCGAGAAAGGTTTTGGCCACGACCAACTATCCGAAATGCAGAAGATCATCGACGCCGAAAAGAGCGACCTGTTCGATGTGCTGGCCCATGTGGCCTACGCCTTGCCGCCGGTCACCCGCGAAGTGCGGGCCGCGAACGCCAAAGTCCACATCAACGCCCAGTTCAATGCCAAGCAGCAACTCTTCCTTGATTTTGTGCTCCAGCACTACATCACGGTCGGCGTGGAAGAACTGGACCAGGAAAAACTCACGCCGCTGCTCCTCCTCAAATACCACAACTCCCTCGCGGATGCCGTCGCTGACCTCGGCGGCCGGCCCGAAGAAATCAACAAAACCTTCGCCGGTTTCCAGAAGTATCTTTATCAACAAACGGCTGCGGCGTGA
- a CDS encoding virulence RhuM family protein, translating to MSREKKLQIRNSTAEFLIFTRQAGEDGIEVRVEDETVWLTQKLMAALFEVTVPTISEHLANLYAQGEISEPATLRNFRTVQKEGARDVARNMDFYNLDAIIAVGFRVNSVRAIQFRQWATGVLRDFAIRGYVLDKERLKNGAFLSKEYYENLLAEIREIRASERKFYQKITDIYATAMDYSPEAETTQTFFATVQNKLHFAIHGRTAAELIVERADSKKERMGLTTWKNAPHGKILKPDVVVAKNYLTEKELKSLDRIVTMYLDYAEDQAERGIPMTMRDWATKLNAFLQFNERDILDHPGKVSQAVAKAFAESEFEKYRIVQDRLFESDFDRHIRKALEGGKEES from the coding sequence ATGAGCAGGGAAAAGAAACTCCAGATTCGTAACAGCACCGCCGAGTTCCTGATCTTCACCCGGCAGGCGGGCGAGGACGGCATCGAGGTGCGCGTCGAAGACGAGACCGTCTGGCTGACGCAGAAGCTGATGGCGGCGCTGTTCGAGGTGACCGTTCCGACCATCAGCGAGCATCTGGCCAACCTATATGCCCAAGGTGAAATCTCCGAACCGGCAACTCTTCGGAATTTCCGAACAGTTCAAAAGGAGGGTGCCCGCGATGTCGCCCGGAATATGGATTTCTACAACCTCGACGCCATCATCGCCGTAGGCTTCCGGGTGAACTCCGTCCGCGCCATCCAGTTCCGGCAATGGGCCACAGGCGTCTTGCGGGATTTCGCGATCCGCGGCTACGTGCTGGACAAGGAGCGGCTGAAGAACGGGGCGTTCCTGAGCAAGGAGTATTACGAAAACCTGCTGGCGGAGATTCGCGAGATCCGGGCGAGCGAGCGGAAGTTCTACCAAAAGATCACCGACATCTACGCCACGGCGATGGATTACAGCCCGGAGGCGGAGACGACCCAGACATTTTTCGCCACAGTGCAGAACAAGCTGCATTTCGCCATCCATGGCCGTACCGCCGCCGAACTGATTGTGGAACGGGCGGACAGCAAAAAGGAGCGCATGGGCCTGACGACCTGGAAGAACGCGCCGCACGGGAAGATCCTCAAGCCGGACGTCGTGGTGGCAAAGAACTACCTCACCGAAAAGGAACTGAAGTCACTGGATCGGATCGTGACGATGTATCTGGATTACGCGGAAGATCAAGCCGAGCGCGGCATCCCAATGACCATGCGGGACTGGGCGACCAAGCTGAACGCGTTCCTCCAGTTCAACGAACGGGACATTCTCGATCATCCGGGGAAGGTGAGCCAGGCGGTGGCCAAGGCCTTTGCCGAAAGCGAGTTCGAGAAGTACCGGATCGTACAGGATCGCCTGTTTGAGTCGGACTTCGACCGGCATATCAGGAAGGCTTTGGAAGGCGGCAAGGAAGAATCATGA
- a CDS encoding DUF1016 domain-containing protein gives MSELPARDYGDFLVAVKTRIRQAQYQALRATNKELLTLYWDLGESIHRKQDALGWGRSVVETLASDLQAEFPGRNGFSARNLWNMRDFYTEYSARPKLQPLVAEISWAKNLVIMARCKDDLEREFYLRATARFGWTKAVLQHQIDNKSYEKYLLNQTNFDATLPAEIKAQAALAVKDHYTFDFLDLAEEHSERELERSLVNNIRRFLAEMGGAFTFVGNQHRLEVGGQEYFIDLLLFHRRLRCLVAIELKIGSFEPEHKGKMEFYLEALDAQERIDGENPPVGIIICRDKNKTVVEYALRTAGRPIGVATYTVVPQLPATYRDQLPSPEAIAERLRLWAAESARQAAADQAEGAG, from the coding sequence ATGAGCGAACTGCCGGCCAGGGACTACGGCGACTTTCTGGTTGCAGTCAAGACCCGCATCCGGCAGGCGCAATACCAAGCGTTGCGGGCGACGAACAAGGAGCTTCTGACGCTCTACTGGGACCTGGGCGAGTCCATCCACCGCAAGCAGGATGCGCTGGGATGGGGCCGATCCGTGGTTGAGACGCTTGCCAGCGACCTCCAGGCTGAGTTCCCGGGGCGGAACGGTTTCTCAGCCCGCAACCTCTGGAACATGAGGGACTTCTACACCGAATATTCCGCCAGGCCAAAACTGCAACCGCTGGTTGCAGAAATCAGTTGGGCTAAAAACCTGGTCATCATGGCCCGTTGCAAGGATGACTTGGAGAGGGAGTTCTACCTCCGCGCCACCGCGCGCTTCGGCTGGACCAAGGCCGTGCTCCAGCACCAGATCGACAACAAGAGCTACGAGAAATACCTGCTCAACCAGACCAACTTCGACGCGACCCTGCCCGCCGAGATCAAGGCGCAGGCGGCGCTGGCGGTCAAGGACCACTACACCTTCGATTTTCTCGACCTGGCCGAGGAGCACTCCGAGCGCGAACTGGAGCGGTCCCTGGTCAACAACATCCGCCGATTCCTCGCCGAAATGGGCGGTGCCTTCACCTTTGTCGGCAACCAGCACCGCCTGGAGGTGGGCGGACAGGAATACTTCATCGACCTCCTGCTGTTCCACCGCCGCCTCCGCTGCCTGGTGGCGATCGAGCTGAAGATCGGCAGTTTCGAGCCGGAGCACAAGGGCAAGATGGAGTTCTACCTGGAGGCGCTCGACGCGCAGGAGCGCATCGACGGCGAAAACCCGCCCGTCGGCATCATCATCTGCCGCGACAAAAACAAGACCGTGGTCGAATACGCCCTGCGCACCGCGGGCCGCCCCATCGGCGTCGCCACCTACACCGTCGTCCCCCAACTGCCCGCAACCTACCGCGACCAGCTCCCCAGTCCCGAAGCCATCGCCGAACGCCTCCGCCTGTGGGCCGCCGAGAGCGCCCGACAAGCCGCCGCTGACCAGGCGGAGGGGGCGGGATGA
- a CDS encoding lipid A deacylase LpxR family protein codes for MTPMTIDIDKRSTVLMLLTLLLPALTRGAGSDISAGTFGVYMENDMYAGTDHYYTSGSKLTWSSPNLETLSDSPYASPFLPMFDRLPYINASDYQKNLVFALGQNIYTPDDTESSGLLGDDRPYAGWLYMGLGIVWKDARVRNSLVLSIGVVGPWAYAHETQRLIHDALDQDHPNGWENQLHNELGVNLAYERIWRLPKLTKRSGLDWELLPHGGAVVGNVYTYVNLGAELRAGLNLPDDFGTGVIGPVATTSTPVDGMMGADRSRFDLGMYVFARADGRAVGRNILLDGNTFGSGPSVGHNPFVADLSLGVALNIKNTKIAYASVYRTREFDSQQDAQIFNMVSLNWTF; via the coding sequence ATGACGCCCATGACCATAGACATCGACAAGCGATCCACGGTGCTCATGCTGTTGACACTGCTCCTTCCCGCACTGACACGTGGCGCGGGCTCGGACATCTCGGCAGGCACCTTCGGCGTGTACATGGAGAACGACATGTATGCCGGCACGGACCACTACTACACCAGTGGTTCCAAGCTCACGTGGAGTTCTCCCAATCTCGAAACGCTCAGCGACTCCCCGTATGCCAGCCCGTTCCTGCCGATGTTTGATCGGTTGCCCTACATCAACGCAAGCGACTATCAAAAGAACCTCGTTTTCGCACTTGGGCAGAACATCTACACGCCCGACGACACCGAGTCGTCTGGGCTGCTCGGCGATGATCGCCCCTACGCGGGCTGGCTTTACATGGGGCTCGGCATCGTGTGGAAAGATGCGCGGGTGAGAAACTCGCTCGTGCTGAGTATCGGCGTCGTCGGCCCATGGGCCTACGCGCATGAAACCCAGCGCCTGATCCATGATGCGCTTGATCAAGATCATCCGAATGGATGGGAGAATCAACTACACAATGAACTCGGTGTGAACCTCGCGTACGAACGGATTTGGCGTCTTCCCAAGCTCACGAAACGCAGCGGGCTTGACTGGGAGCTCCTGCCCCATGGAGGCGCGGTGGTAGGAAACGTCTATACCTATGTCAACCTCGGCGCCGAACTGCGCGCTGGCTTGAATCTGCCCGATGATTTCGGAACCGGAGTGATCGGTCCGGTGGCCACCACCTCGACGCCCGTCGATGGCATGATGGGCGCAGATCGTTCCCGCTTTGATCTGGGGATGTATGTCTTCGCCCGAGCCGATGGCCGCGCGGTGGGACGCAACATTTTGCTGGATGGAAACACCTTTGGGAGTGGCCCATCCGTGGGGCATAATCCCTTCGTCGCTGATCTCAGCCTCGGCGTGGCCCTGAACATTAAGAATACCAAGATCGCCTACGCCTCTGTCTATCGGACCCGTGAGTTCGACAGCCAGCAGGACGCCCAAATCTTCAACATGGTCTCACTCAACTGGACCTTCTAA
- a CDS encoding phosphoribosylanthranilate isomerase — protein sequence MGRQGSPVFSSAKRWFAPPIRPRCCDPGPPFMPIEIKICGLTDPAEARACAEAGADAIGLVFHPPSPRNLELARARAISDSLPPRVARVGVFADADADTILRIAAVAGLTAIQLHGAESLAALPRLLGAPYRIIAVLRSTAGLIQAARALPETVGILVECGRGVLPGGNGATWEWAAAAPLASVRPFALAGGLSPDTVVEAVRDARAAAVDISSGVESSPGRKDVVRVRLLIRRLTEAFIDLPGPAHAVFRSL from the coding sequence ATGGGACGGCAGGGATCACCCGTTTTCTCGTCGGCGAAACGCTGGTTCGCGCCCCCGATCCGGCCGCGCTGCTGCGATCCTGGACCTCCATTCATGCCCATTGAAATCAAAATCTGCGGACTCACCGACCCGGCCGAGGCGCGCGCGTGCGCCGAGGCTGGCGCCGACGCCATCGGCCTGGTCTTCCATCCGCCCAGCCCGCGGAATCTGGAGCTCGCCCGCGCCCGCGCGATCAGCGACAGCCTGCCGCCGCGCGTTGCTCGGGTTGGCGTCTTTGCCGATGCCGATGCCGACACCATCCTGCGCATCGCCGCTGTGGCGGGGCTCACCGCGATCCAGCTCCACGGCGCCGAATCACTGGCCGCCCTGCCTCGTCTCCTTGGTGCCCCCTACCGCATCATCGCCGTTCTGCGCTCGACGGCGGGGCTGATTCAGGCGGCTCGCGCGCTACCCGAAACCGTCGGCATTCTGGTCGAGTGCGGCCGGGGCGTTTTGCCCGGCGGCAACGGCGCCACCTGGGAGTGGGCCGCCGCCGCACCCCTCGCCTCCGTCCGCCCTTTCGCCCTCGCCGGCGGCCTCTCGCCCGATACGGTCGTCGAAGCCGTCCGCGACGCGCGCGCCGCCGCTGTGGACATCAGCTCCGGTGTGGAGTCATCGCCCGGCCGGAAGGATGTGGTCCGCGTCCGTCTCCTCATCCGCCGTCTCACGGAGGCCTTCATCGACCTTCCCGGCCCCGCACACGCCGTCTTTCGCAGCCTGTGA
- a CDS encoding SAM-dependent DNA methyltransferase — translation MFEQAFKNIDDVLWKDAGCTSELDYTEQTSWLLFLKYLDALETDRATAAALNGKTYTHILDAPFRWATWAAPKGKDGRIDHNTALSSDDLIAFVNGKLFPYLHGFKAKATGPNTIEYKIGEIFGEIKNRIQSGYNLREIIDHIDELRFQSQTEKHELSHLYEAKIKNMGNAGRNGGEYYTPRPLIRAIVAVTAPRLGETLCDPAVGSAGFLCESFEYLRVQNPQRTTAQDRTLQERTFYGKEKKSLAYVIAIMNMILHGIEAPNIIHTNTLAENLADVQEKDRFDIILANPPFGGKERKEVQQNFPIRTGETAFLFLQHFIKFLKAGGRAGVVIKNTFLSNTDNASVSLRRKLLEECDLHTVLDCPGGTFIGAGVKTVVLFFQKGAKTRKVWFYQLDPGRNMGKTNPLNDADLAEFVALQKTKADSPKSWSVDAAAIDPQTFDLSVKNPNAGEAVAHRTPQEIMDEIAALDAESAEVLANIRGLL, via the coding sequence ATGTTTGAACAAGCCTTCAAAAACATCGACGACGTCCTCTGGAAAGACGCTGGCTGCACCAGCGAACTCGATTACACCGAGCAGACCTCCTGGTTGCTCTTCCTGAAGTACCTCGACGCCCTGGAGACCGATCGCGCCACGGCGGCCGCCCTGAACGGCAAGACCTATACCCACATCCTCGACGCCCCCTTTCGCTGGGCCACGTGGGCCGCCCCCAAGGGCAAGGACGGCAGGATCGACCACAACACCGCCCTCTCCAGCGACGACCTCATCGCCTTCGTCAACGGCAAGCTCTTTCCCTACCTGCACGGCTTCAAGGCCAAGGCCACCGGCCCGAACACCATCGAATACAAGATCGGCGAAATCTTCGGCGAGATCAAGAACCGCATCCAGAGCGGCTACAACCTGCGCGAGATCATTGATCACATCGACGAACTCCGCTTCCAGTCCCAGACCGAGAAGCACGAGCTCTCGCACCTCTACGAAGCCAAGATCAAAAACATGGGCAACGCCGGGCGCAACGGCGGCGAGTATTACACCCCGCGCCCGCTCATCCGCGCCATCGTCGCCGTCACCGCGCCCCGGCTCGGTGAGACCCTCTGCGACCCCGCCGTCGGCTCGGCCGGCTTCCTCTGCGAATCCTTCGAGTACCTCCGTGTCCAGAACCCCCAGCGCACCACCGCCCAGGACCGCACCCTGCAAGAGCGCACCTTTTACGGGAAGGAAAAGAAGTCCCTCGCCTACGTCATCGCGATCATGAACATGATCCTGCACGGCATCGAGGCGCCCAACATCATCCACACCAACACGCTCGCCGAGAACCTCGCCGACGTGCAGGAAAAGGACCGCTTCGACATCATCCTCGCCAATCCGCCCTTCGGCGGCAAGGAGCGCAAGGAGGTGCAGCAGAACTTCCCCATCCGCACCGGCGAGACCGCCTTCCTCTTCCTCCAGCACTTCATCAAATTCCTCAAGGCCGGCGGCCGCGCCGGCGTCGTCATCAAGAACACCTTCCTCTCCAACACCGACAACGCCTCCGTCAGCCTGCGCCGGAAGCTGCTGGAGGAGTGCGACCTCCACACCGTGCTCGACTGCCCCGGCGGCACGTTCATCGGCGCCGGCGTCAAGACCGTGGTCCTCTTCTTCCAGAAGGGCGCCAAGACGCGCAAGGTCTGGTTCTACCAGCTCGACCCCGGCCGCAACATGGGCAAGACCAACCCGCTCAACGACGCCGACCTCGCCGAGTTCGTCGCGCTCCAGAAGACCAAGGCCGACTCGCCCAAGAGCTGGAGCGTGGACGCGGCGGCCATCGATCCGCAGACCTTTGACCTCTCCGTCAAGAACCCCAACGCTGGCGAGGCGGTCGCCCACCGCACCCCGCAGGAGATCATGGACGAAATCGCCGCGCTGGATGCCGAGAGCGCCGAGGTGCTGGCCAACATCCGAGGGCTGCTATGA
- a CDS encoding restriction endonuclease subunit S yields the protein MKKGWQTKTLGDVCAFDKAQGIHRGLPYVGLEHIESHTARFIGSSEPQPVKSSTFRFSDEHVLYGRLRPYLNKALAPDFEGHCSTEIFPLKPRPELSREYLLFWLLADETCDRINETCTGARMPRAQMNDVLGFEIPVPPLPEQRRIVGLLDEAFAGLATAKANAEKNLQNARALFESHLQSVFADQWHVGKLVTLSELATDITDGDHLPPPKSPTGVPFITIGNIVKETREIDFSDTFMVPRAYFDALKTYKKPRRGDVLYTVTGSFGIPVIVRDDAEFCFQRHIGLVRPKPEISSSWLYYLLMSPQLLKQANEGATGTAQKTVSLKLLRSFMVPKVAPNQQRQAVGKLDALNAETRHLAAIYSRKLAVLEALKKSLLHQAFTGEL from the coding sequence ATGAAGAAGGGGTGGCAGACAAAGACGCTGGGGGACGTCTGCGCTTTCGACAAAGCGCAAGGCATCCACCGGGGTTTGCCTTACGTCGGGCTTGAACACATCGAGTCTCACACAGCGCGTTTTATCGGCTCAAGCGAGCCGCAGCCTGTCAAAAGCTCGACGTTTCGATTTTCCGACGAGCACGTTCTCTACGGGCGGCTTCGACCTTATCTGAACAAGGCACTCGCGCCGGATTTCGAGGGCCATTGCTCAACGGAAATCTTCCCACTGAAGCCGCGCCCTGAACTCTCGCGGGAATATCTGCTGTTTTGGCTGCTGGCTGATGAGACGTGTGACCGCATCAACGAGACTTGCACGGGCGCACGAATGCCACGCGCTCAGATGAACGACGTGCTCGGCTTTGAGATTCCCGTCCCCCCCCTCCCCGAACAGCGGCGGATCGTCGGCCTGCTCGACGAAGCGTTTGCGGGCCTCGCCACCGCCAAAGCCAACGCCGAAAAGAACCTCCAGAACGCCCGCGCCCTCTTCGAAAGCCACCTCCAATCCGTCTTCGCTGACCAATGGCATGTTGGTAAGTTGGTTACACTCTCGGAGTTGGCCACTGACATCACGGACGGCGACCATCTGCCACCGCCGAAGTCTCCAACCGGTGTACCATTCATCACCATAGGAAACATCGTGAAGGAGACCCGCGAGATTGATTTTAGCGACACCTTCATGGTGCCTCGCGCTTACTTTGACGCTCTTAAAACCTACAAGAAGCCTCGGCGGGGAGACGTTCTTTATACCGTCACCGGTTCATTCGGAATCCCCGTCATTGTCCGTGATGACGCCGAATTTTGCTTCCAGCGGCACATTGGCCTTGTTCGTCCGAAGCCCGAGATAAGCAGTTCCTGGCTCTACTATCTCCTCATGTCTCCACAGTTGCTCAAACAGGCAAATGAAGGTGCCACGGGCACGGCACAAAAGACTGTTTCATTAAAACTCCTCCGCAGTTTCATGGTGCCCAAGGTTGCGCCGAACCAACAGAGGCAAGCTGTGGGAAAACTTGACGCCCTCAATGCCGAAACCCGCCACCTCGCCGCCATCTACTCCCGCAAGCTCGCGGTGCTGGAGGCGTTGAAGAAGTCGCTGCTGCACCAAGCCTTCACCGGAGAACTCTGA